Proteins encoded together in one Rhizobium sp. ACO-34A window:
- a CDS encoding DNA processing protein DprA, whose translation MKQASLWSGKNELGPLADPIDAALELGAYEALWTEQNASFKSLAEKFAKTPEARPSDFIPAEKAREFANRVISKLRGPERARFDVRVRGELEYPERLRHATHPVELLYFQGRWELIATRSVAVVGTRKPTADGLSRVRQLVKRLVQDKFTIVSGLAEGVDTEAHTTALAAKGETIAVIGTPLNHVYPKSNAGLQEQIARDHLLISQVPLERYEAQNFRVNRFFFPERNKTMSALTEATIIVEAGETSGTLVQAREALKQKRKLFILNSCFERPDLTWPKRFEAEGAIRVREYDDIRRELVSAP comes from the coding sequence ATGAAACAAGCCAGTCTTTGGAGCGGGAAGAACGAATTAGGTCCGTTGGCGGACCCTATTGACGCGGCGTTGGAACTCGGCGCTTACGAGGCACTGTGGACAGAGCAGAATGCGAGCTTCAAATCACTCGCAGAAAAATTCGCGAAAACACCGGAAGCTCGGCCCTCTGATTTTATACCCGCCGAGAAAGCAAGAGAATTTGCAAATCGAGTAATCAGCAAGCTGCGAGGTCCTGAAAGAGCCCGGTTTGATGTGCGGGTCAGAGGCGAGCTGGAGTACCCAGAACGGTTGCGGCATGCGACCCATCCGGTCGAGCTTCTATATTTTCAGGGTCGATGGGAGTTGATTGCGACGCGTTCAGTTGCCGTTGTTGGCACTAGGAAGCCGACGGCAGACGGGCTGAGCCGTGTCCGCCAGCTCGTTAAGCGACTCGTACAAGACAAGTTCACGATTGTGTCAGGTCTTGCCGAGGGCGTCGATACGGAGGCCCACACCACGGCTTTAGCAGCGAAGGGTGAAACGATCGCAGTAATTGGCACGCCCCTCAACCATGTCTATCCGAAGTCGAATGCCGGTCTGCAAGAGCAAATCGCGCGCGATCACCTGCTTATAAGCCAAGTTCCGCTCGAACGGTATGAGGCGCAGAATTTCCGTGTCAACCGCTTCTTCTTCCCTGAACGAAACAAAACCATGTCTGCGCTGACCGAGGCGACAATCATCGTTGAGGCCGGCGAAACGTCTGGAACACTTGTGCAGGCAAGAGAAGCGCTCAAGCAAAAGCGTAAGCTTTTCATTCTGAACAGCTGCTTCGAGCGGCCAGATCTTACGTGGCCGAAACGATTTGAAGCTGAAGGGGCTATAAGAGTACGCGAATATGACGACATTAGACGCGAGCTGGTCAGCGCGCCTTAG